In a single window of the Paenibacillus sp. MMS20-IR301 genome:
- a CDS encoding 5-formyltetrahydrofolate cyclo-ligase, with protein MQDSSKRLALRKRELRAETAASRDGLLPEQRERLSALVCSHAWSWITAEKVRSLLAYAPFRSELDCRPLLMHAWAENCEVLLPRVNREAGTLGIHPVRSWDELVPGAYGIPEPAAGGAVPAADSGLPEAVFVPGLAFDRRGGRLGYGQGYYDRLRAAGTAGAQETVRPLWIGLAYNLQVVPEVPLEEHDALIDMLITENGIWNCREEKMLWS; from the coding sequence TCTCCGGAAGCGCGAATTGCGGGCCGAGACAGCTGCTTCGAGGGACGGGCTGCTGCCGGAGCAGAGAGAAAGATTGTCTGCTCTGGTGTGTAGTCATGCCTGGAGCTGGATTACAGCGGAGAAAGTACGCTCACTGCTCGCTTATGCCCCGTTCCGCTCCGAGCTGGATTGCCGCCCGCTGCTGATGCACGCCTGGGCGGAGAACTGCGAGGTGCTGCTTCCCCGGGTTAACCGGGAGGCAGGTACACTGGGCATTCATCCCGTTCGTTCCTGGGATGAGCTTGTGCCCGGCGCCTATGGCATACCGGAGCCTGCAGCCGGGGGAGCCGTCCCTGCAGCAGACTCCGGACTGCCGGAGGCTGTATTCGTGCCCGGCCTCGCTTTCGACCGGCGCGGCGGACGGCTTGGCTACGGACAGGGGTACTATGACCGCTTGCGGGCGGCCGGGACAGCCGGAGCTCAGGAAACTGTCCGGCCGCTGTGGATCGGGCTCGCCTATAATCTGCAGGTCGTGCCTGAAGTGCCGCTGGAAGAGCATGATGCCTTAATAGATATGCTGATTACGGAGAACGGCATCTGGAATTGCCGGGAGGAGAAGATGCTATGGAGTTAA